In a single window of the Cydia amplana chromosome 4, ilCydAmpl1.1, whole genome shotgun sequence genome:
- the LOC134647440 gene encoding uncharacterized protein LOC134647440 → MAQSYLGSLPNFDYKSGEWSIFKGKLTQFFKVNATSITADKKCAVLITHLSDDSYRLARNLVYPSDLEAKTYDELIAVLDKHFKIKKCSFANKAKFYSATKKPDESLGDWAARLRGLASFCDLGTALETVLTDRFVLGLGSGPERDKLFEQDAATLTFSKALEVAEQAASARQAQAMVGETGSIGNVPIKEEPVFRAASAASPGRGGARGRASRGGGAGAGRATDVASGSKWHQRDDFNRCNICGMKNHSAETCRYKGYKCGKCGVKGHLKKVCKLRFHNIQAQGGESETSCEDCEECALYNLRYEHYDPIILTVLINGDKFYMELDSGWGPEQEEAFTAIKREMASGRVLTHFDPEARLVLSVDAGPAGLGAVISLGPEGHERPLAFASRALTPSEKNYSQVHKEAAAIVYGVKHFHQYLYGRIADKTDSAVQANQSPPPPAPASAPSPRPLTFSPAPAPAPTAQALQPSSPYLPMSLSRPDAIEDIDQDINEPLDIASDNDFYECDDNNVEGEETDRQVLESETLSSVPPGPAPASAPASPVPPASPADSHRLRPRAQQQQLAQNEQTENQSDPVPRRCNLRPRTKRVNYK, encoded by the exons atggcgCAGTCTTATCTCGGTTCTTTGCCTAATTTCGATTACAAATCCGGAGAGTGGTCTATTTTTAAGGGGAAATTAACTcagttttttaaagtaaatgcTACTAGTATTACAGCCGATAAAAAATGTGCAGTGTTAATAACGCATCTTTCGGACGATTCGTATCGCTTGGCACGTAATCTCGTGTACCCTAGTGATTTAGAAGCGAAAACGTATGACGAACTTATTGCTGTTTTagataaacattttaaaattaaaaagtgttcATTTGCTAATAAGGCGAAGTTCTACAGTGCGACGAAAAAGCCAGACGAGTCTTTAGGAGACTGGGCGGCGCGGCTACGCGGGTTGGCAAGTTTTTGCGACCTGGGCACCGCCCTGGAGACGGTGCTGACGGACCGTTTCGTTCTCGGTCTGGGTTCCGGTCCCGAGCGCGACAAGCTGTTTGAACAAGACGCGGCGACCCTTACGTTCTCCAAGGCGTTGGAGGTCGCAGAGCAAGCGGCTAGTGCTAGGCAAGCCCAGGCGATGGTAGGCGAAACTGGCAGTATCGGCAACGTGCCGATAAAGGAGGAGCCGGTGTTCCGTGCGGCGAGCGCGGCGAGCCCTGGGCGCGGCGGCGCCCGTGGCCGCGCCAGTCGCGGTGGCGGAGCTGGCGCCGGTCGTGCTACGGATGTCGCATCGGGTTCCAAATGGCATCAACGCGATGACTTCAATAGGTGTAATATTTGCGGCATGAAAAACCACAGTGCGGAAACGTGTCGTTACAAAGGTTATAAGTGCGGCAAGTGTGGTGTTAAGGGACACCTAAAGAAAGTATGCAAACTAAGATTTCACAATATCCAAGCACAGGGAGGAGAATCGGAAACTTCTTGCGAGGACTGTGAGGAGTGCGCGCTATACAATTTAAGGTATGAACATTACGATCCCATTATTTTAACTGTATTAATCAACGGTGACAAATTTTATATGGAACTTGACTCAGG ATGGGGCCCCGAGCAGGAGGAGGCATTCACCGCTATTAAACGGGAAATGGCTTCAGGGCGAGTCCTTACTCATTTTGACCCGGAAGCGCGACTCGTTTTGAGTGTTGACGCTGGACCCGCCGGTCTGGGTGCCGTGATATCGCTTGGGCCGGAAGGTCACGAGCGACCCCTGGCTTTCGCCTCCCGGGCACTTACGCCCAGCGAGAAAAATTACAGCCAGGTCCACAAAGAAGCCGCAGCCATCGTATACGGAGTGAAACATTTCCACCAGTACCTATACGGGCGAA TTGCTGATAAGACAGATAGCGCTGTGCAAGCAAACcagtcgccgccgccgcccgcgcccgcttCCGCGCCTTCCCCGCGCCCTTTGACCTTTTCGCCCGCTCCGGCTCCGGCACCGACGGCACAGGCGTTGCAACCTTCATCCCCGTACTTACCTATGTCATTGTCGAGGCCGGACGCAATTGAAGATATTGATCAAGATATAAACGAGCCATTAGACATTGCATCCGACAACGACTTTTATGAGTGTGATGATAATAATGTAGAGGGAGAGGAAACGGATCGACAGGTACTAGAATCTGAAACGCTAAGCTCTGTGCCCCCGGGCCCCGCGCCCGCGTCGGCTCCCGCGAGCCCTGTACCGCCCGCGTCCCCCGCGGACTCGCATCGGCTGCGCCCGCGAGCGCAGCAGCAGCAGCTGGCTCAGAACGAGCAGACTGAAAACCAGTCGGATCCGGTTCCCCGCCGATGTAATTTAAGGCCTAGAACTAAAAGGGTTAACTATAAATGA